One Nicotiana tabacum cultivar K326 chromosome 23, ASM71507v2, whole genome shotgun sequence genomic window, ACTATTATCCATATAAAGGTTCGAGTGCTGTGTTATTTCTGAAACTGAGTAACAGATTTCTACATATTTCATCTAATGAATGTAATAACAAAAGATCAGTTGAAAGTGCGCATGCTTGGATAACGGTTGCTCATTCTGTTTCAGATTTGCTCTGACTGCACAAATATATCAAGCATGAACTGAgatcacacacacaaaaaaaaaacaaaatcgtGTATTGACTTAAGAATCGTAACAACTAATTTAAGTGGACCACAATGGATGGGCAAAACATTCGTTCTTTTTAAGCAAATCTGTTGAGGAATGCCCAATCAAGTGAGATGTTTCTCCATATCAAACCATTCGAAATGAATGTATTTTCTGAATTCCTTATTCTCAATATCTCAGGAGAAACAACTGAAACAAGTGAACAAGGTATAATCCAAAGAATCAGCAAGGGATTTTCTTTTTTAACCTCATAACAGGATTTCCATGCAGCAAAGAGTTCTCCTGTTAGTATCATGGGCACAAGTAGAAAAGGTGCGCCGACAACTGTTGAGCAGTATAGCATCTCCATCTGATAAAAGATTCAATACGACAATCAAATATTATTTACATGCAACAGGTGATTTAATGAGTGATGCAGAAACCATAAACATGAAACAAACAGTAAGCACCTGAGAAGTATCAGGATTCACGGTAAAAATTGCTTCTTGATAATTACCCAAAAAAGAGTCCATCACCAAAGCACCAGTTATCATAACAACACCAATGATACTGAAGTTTGGTGAAGTATTAGCATCTGCTAATGTGAAAAGTATTAGGCCCCCAACTAAAAGCACGGCCGAGACATATTCTTGAACTGGGTATTTTCTCCTCCACCCAGGCATAAAGGCTCCCATTACCATTACCGGTAGTACCTATACTCCAAAAATGAGCATAGCGGGAATTAGACCAATGTAAAGCACTAAGACATCATAAGTTTCCTACACAAAAAAATTGCCACAATCCAGATGGACAGGCTAGTACCATTCACTACTATTAGCCATATATTTGTAATGAAAACGTATAACTATACCTTAGTGGATTTGAACATGATTTGTGCTGGATAGTTTAGATAAGCCAAGGAGCCCTTTGTTAATCCATGAGAACCCATGAGTACAGCAGAAAGCTTCACATAAGTTTTCCACGGGTTCACCATTTGCTTGGTGGTGAAACCCTGCAATCGTATGAGAAATAGATATACAAAACCTTGTACAAAGGTAAAATACCACCCGTAGCTGAaacaaagattgagaaaaaaCTTGTCACTGAGGAATTTTATTTCAATATTATAGTGATGATCAAGGCGGAGAAAATAATTAGAATTGAAGGAATACAGTAGTAATACCTGAACCCCAGTCGATTATACACATACTCCTGAAAAATTGCAAGTAAGAAAATTGAAGCAGTTACTTTACATTGCAACACTGATTATGACTTAAAACTGAATCAGTACAAAgaattgaaaattttcaaaaagaaCTAAAGAGTTGATAGAGGCCCTAAATCCATGTCAAACCTGTTACTGGTTTGCTACACAAACATAGAAACGAAATGCACCATTCCAACTTACCAAAACACTAGCATTAATAGATTAACTAGGCCTATCACTGTAAAACTTGTTTACTCCTATTTTTTGCAAGCAAAGGTGGAAATGAACTAAACTAAAAGTCTGACATGAGTCAAATTAAACCAGACTTAGACCTAGAGTTAGATCGAGAATTTTAAGTCTGTGTGCAAAATACTACTATTGTACCCTCTATAAATGAATAACTACACCTCAATCCCAAACTGGTTAGGATTTATTCATTTTGTAACCATAGTATCAACACCAAGCTACACTGAACCTAACATAAATATAGCATCAAAACTAAGCCTTAACTCCAACTAATTCGCATTGCCCAAATGGATCTTTTGCTTCTACTGTGTCCTACTGTTCCCTAAATCTGCAAGGATTTCACTACCTTAACTCTATAATTAGGTAAAAACTCTAAATCTGCAAGGATTTCACTACCTTAACTCTATAATTAGGTAAAAACTTATCCGATACGCTGTCTTCAGACATACATTTATCACTTAACCATGGTTGAGTGAAATGTATTGAAGAATTAACCCCAATAGCCATCCACCCaatctcttaaactaaaaatagccagcagatgtataatatatgtataattgtatataattaatgtataatcttTTTATACCgttagaaaaagtaaacattGAAGCTGACCAACTATTTATGTAACAATTTCAAATGTATTCTCACTTTAGTATTTAAATGCTATGATTAAATTCCTTGGTTTGGTGTAAACATAGTGAAATATTCGGCCTTGCACAGTTTCATAAACCTCTGGTCCCAAGAACAGAAGGAAAGCAGCAACTTTTGCACAAATCTCAAGCTCAATGTAACAGTAATCCAATAATGAACAAAAGAATTTTGTACAAAAAGATATATATTAATGCAAAATCACAGAATAATGACTGGAAcaggaaagaagagaaaatgaaACAGACCTCACATAAGCCATTGACGAGGTAACCAAAGAAAAACCCAGAAGAGCAAATGAGGAATTGTTGCCATTTGGGTCTATCAGTTAGTGAAATTCCAAACAAAAACCTCGCTTGATCCTCATTCTTCATCTCTTTCCTCTTCCCTTAAATCCCTCAAAACTCTaacaaacaaaataattaaaacgAAAATGGAACTTGAAAAATCAATAGCCCAATAGTTGCATGGTCTCACtctccattttttttttaaaaaaaaaggcagACCCAACACACAAACAAAAGAGTGAAAAGATTCAGTTCACTTCGCAACACAAGAAAAGAATAAGAATTTGGCTTAGACTTGTTATACAATTTACCTCTAtatttttctctttcctttttttggGTTTAAAAAGTTGGCTTAATTCTGGTAACTGAGGCCTTAAAAGCGGGAGGAAATATGGGAAGAAAGGTTTTTGAAACAAAGTTTACGTGACTGTATCTATGGACTCTTTGAAGCGTTACTAGATTTTCGTGGGGTTAATAATTTTGTGGGTATTAAATGAATTATTTATTACCATATTATCGTATTTACTCCTATAAATAGTTTTGAATAgtcaaataattttctttatcactaatacttgcattatgGTAGGTTGTATACGTCACATCCACTGGGATGCGGTTTTTCCCGAACTTTGTGTGAACGCGAGATATCTTATGCACCATACTGCCTTTTTATTAAGAGAATAACTACAATAATTATTAAGCCTAAAACTAATTGATATCAACTATATTATTCCTTGTTGTCGATATCCTTTATCTAGACTAGTTTTACGCTTGTTGACTTTCAATTCGTCGCAACTTGATCTCCTCTGTTATGAGAGTTAACAGAGACAATGTTACTGTTAATCAAGTTCCTAATACCGAaagttttttctaaaaaaaattaaatttacatTAGTACTTTGAATTTAGTCATTTTATTTCTGGGGAGGGAGGGAGTAGCAGTAAATGAAAATTTGGTAAACTGATTTTTCTGCTTGTCAATATGTGAGGCTATTCCGTGGTTGGCTTTTTAGTCAGCTACAAGATTgacttttggtttttctttttcattttccctaTGTATTGAACTTTTAAGCACAAATttaataaaactagaatataagCAATAAAAATAACTCCAATTTTGGActttagaataagaaaagaaaaatcagattgaAAAGGTCATTTCACATTTGGTCACCGTATTGGTAATTTGAGGAAGTAATTTGGGTACGTCCTCCAACTGAATTCAGTAGTTTGTTGACCATTGCTAATCGATTTG contains:
- the LOC107766131 gene encoding UDP-galactose/UDP-glucose transporter 4-like isoform X2; the encoded protein is MKNEDQARFLFGISLTDRPKWQQFLICSSGFFFGYLVNGLCEEYVYNRLGFSYGWYFTFVQGFVYLFLIRLQGFTTKQMVNPWKTYVKLSAVLMGSHGLTKGSLAYLNYPAQIMFKSTKVLPVMVMGAFMPGWRRKYPVQEYVSAVLLVGGLILFTLADANTSPNFSIIGVVMITGALVMDSFLGNYQEAIFTVNPDTSQMEMLYCSTVVGAPFLLVPMILTGELFAAWKSCYEVTTARKAVTLLLSYLIFTKPLTEQHCSGLLLMSMGIVSRLLPDSKLSPQAVKSDNTTRRNHHKEANLSSQNSPDEEKRPLV
- the LOC107766131 gene encoding UDP-galactose/UDP-glucose transporter 4-like isoform X1, translated to MKNEDQARFLFGISLTDRPKWQQFLICSSGFFFGYLVNGLCEEYVYNRLGFSYGWYFTFVQGFVYLFLIRLQGFTTKQMVNPWKTYVKLSAVLMGSHGLTKGSLAYLNYPAQIMFKSTKVLPVMVMGAFMPGWRRKYPVQEYVSAVLLVGGLILFTLADANTSPNFSIIGVVMITGALVMDSFLGNYQEAIFTVNPDTSQMEMLYCSTVVGAPFLLVPMILTGELFAAWKSCYEHPYVYGVLVFEAMATFIGQISVLSLIAIFGAATTAMVTTARKAVTLLLSYLIFTKPLTEQHCSGLLLMSMGIVSRLLPDSKLSPQAVKSDNTTRRNHHKEANLSSQNSPDEEKRPLV